A single genomic interval of Spirosoma linguale DSM 74 harbors:
- a CDS encoding conserved hypothetical protein (KEGG: slo:Shew_0422 hypothetical protein): MKTAVKIILTGIGGTLATDGWSWMLRLLNIHSHGLPLVGSWIIAHLGNALQLSLAGQELILGWIAHYCLGISFAFLLRFLYGRKWFENPSIAGALVLGLITLIISILLIQPVLGFGIAFSRMPHPGTLVTKVVLFHLVYSLGIFGVANGLKNNRFVSHQQVRL, translated from the coding sequence ATGAAAACGGCAGTAAAAATTATTCTTACAGGGATCGGGGGGACGTTGGCTACCGATGGCTGGTCATGGATGCTGAGACTCCTCAACATCCATTCGCACGGATTGCCACTGGTAGGTAGTTGGATTATTGCCCATCTGGGAAACGCTCTCCAACTCTCATTAGCCGGTCAGGAATTAATCCTCGGCTGGATCGCTCATTATTGCCTGGGTATTTCGTTTGCGTTTTTGCTCCGCTTCCTGTATGGACGAAAATGGTTCGAAAACCCTAGTATAGCTGGGGCGCTTGTTCTTGGCCTGATCACCTTGATAATCAGTATTTTGCTCATTCAACCGGTGTTAGGCTTTGGCATCGCTTTCTCCCGCATGCCGCACCCGGGCACCCTCGTGACCAAGGTGGTACTTTTTCATCTGGTCTATAGTTTGGGGATCTTTGGGGTTGCCAATGGACTCAAAAACAATCGCTTCGTTTCCCATCAACAGGTCCGGCTATGA